A single region of the Brassica rapa cultivar Chiifu-401-42 chromosome A03, CAAS_Brap_v3.01, whole genome shotgun sequence genome encodes:
- the LOC103862259 gene encoding pathogenesis-related protein 1 yields the protein MKISSQTLVFVTIALVLAFAVPLKAQDSQQDYLDVHNRARRDVGVGPIRWHADVADYARRYAQQRRRDCRLTKSGGRYGENLARSSGNLSGADAVRMWVNEKNDYFYNSNTCRSGKACDHYKQVVWRNSVRVGCAKARCDNGGTFIICCYDPPGNIGGRRPF from the coding sequence atgaagATCTCTTCTCAAACCTTAGTATTCGTGACAATAGCACTTGTTTTAGCTTTTGCAGTTCCTCTGAAAGCCCAAGACAGTCAACAAGATTACCTTGATGTGCACAATCGTGCTCGCCGTGATGTTGGTGTGGGTCCGATAAGATGGCATGCTGATGTGGCGGACTACGCCCGACGATATGCTCAGCAAAGGCGACGAGACTGTCGTCTCACTAAATCAGGCGGGCGTTACGGCGAAAACTTGGCACGAAGCAGTGGTAATCTTTCCGGAGCTGACGCAGTGAGGATGTGGGTCAACGAGAAGAACGACTACTTCTACAATTCGAACACTTGTCGTTCCGGAAAAGCATGTGATCACTATAAGCAAGTTGTGTGGAGAAACTCGGTGCGGGTTGGATGTGCCAAAGCCAGGTGTGACAATGGTGGGACTTTCATCATTTGCTGCTATGATCCTCCTGGTAATATCGGGGGCCGTAGgcctttctaa